A genome region from Cucumis sativus cultivar 9930 chromosome 4, Cucumber_9930_V3, whole genome shotgun sequence includes the following:
- the LOC101205532 gene encoding uncharacterized oxidoreductase At1g06690, chloroplastic isoform X1 codes for MAVHLCSVSSLSIPPLNRTGIFTVRALGSKDFGTLTSQEEKVKLGGSELKVSRLGIGAWSWGDNSYWNDFGWNDVMTKAAKAAFNASVDSGITFIDTAEVYGSSLALGAINSETLLGRYIKEKKAQDPGVEVEVATKFAALPWRFGRQSVTSALKDSLSRLGLASVELYQLHWPGVWGNEGYIDGLGDAVEQGLVKAVGVSNYSEKRLREAYEQLKKRGIPLASNQVNYSLIYRLPEENGVKTACDELGITLIAYSPIAQGVLTGKYTPENPPTGPRGRIYTPEFLAKVELLKILNKSVTRFTLFLKHSFNMQLQPLLNRIRDIGQNYNKTPTQVALNWLIAQENVVPIPGAKTAEQAIEFAGALGWRISNEEINELRSLAKEIKPVVGFPVEKL; via the exons ATGGCGGTGCATTTATGTTCCGTTTCTTCTTTATCAATTCCTCCATTGAATCGCACTGGAATTTTCACAGTTAGGGCTCTGGGGTCTAAGGATTTTGGCACATTGACATCACAAGAAGAGAAGGTGAAACTGGGTGGCTCGGAACTCAAAGTCAGTAGGCTTGGAATTGGAGCTTGGTCTTGGGGAGATAACAGCTACTGGAATGACTTTGGATGGAATG ATGTGATGACCAAGGCTGCTAAGGCTGCGTTTAATGCCAGTGTTGACAGTGGCATTACTTTCATTGATACTGCTGAAGTTTATGGCTCCTCA CTTGCTTTAGGTGCTATAAATTCAGAAACTCTTCTAGGAAG atatattaaagaaaagaaggcaCAGGATCCAGGAGTTGAGGTTGAAGTTGCCACAAAATTTGCTGCTTTGCCATGGAGGTTTGGTCGTCAAAGTGTCACATCCGCACTTAAGGATTCCCTCTCTCGCCTTGGTCTTGCATCGGTCGAATTGTATCAACTTCATTG GCCTGGAGTATGGGGAAATGAAG GGTATATTGATGGTCTTGGAGATGCTGTTGAGCAGGGACTTGTGAAGGCAGTTGGTGTTTCAAATTACAGCG AAAAGCGACTTCGAGAAGCTTATGAGCAGCTCAAGAAAAGAGGTATTCCACTAGCTTCAAACCAGGTCAATTATAGTCTTATATACAGACTACCAGAAGAGAACGGTGTGAAGACTGCCTGTGACGAACTTGGAATCACCTTAATTGCTTATTCGCCTATTGCTCAAG GCGTTCTCACGGGAAAGTACACTCCTGAAAATCCTCCAACTGGTCCTCGAGGCCGAATATATACTCCAGAGTTTTTAGCAAAGGTCGAGCtgcttaaaattttaaacaaatccGTAACACGTTTCACTCTGTTTCTTAAGCATTCGTTTAATATGCAGCTCCAACCTCTTCTGAACCGGATCCGTGACATAGGACAGAATTACAATAAAACACCCACACAG GTAGCGTTGAACTGGTTAATAGCACAAGAAAACGTCGTGCCGATCCCGGGAGCAAAAACTGCTGAACAAGCTATTGAATTTGCAGGTGCATTGGGTTGGAGAATCTCCAATGAAGAAATCAATGAACTTCGCTCCTTGGCCAAAGAAATCAAACCTGTTGTTGGTTTCCCTGTTGAGAAGCTCTAA
- the LOC101205532 gene encoding uncharacterized oxidoreductase At1g06690, chloroplastic isoform X2, whose product MAVHLCSVSSLSIPPLNRTGIFTVRALGSKDFGTLTSQEEKVKLGGSELKVSRLGIGAWSWGDNSYWNDFGWNDVMTKAAKAAFNASVDSGITFIDTAEVYGSSLALGAINSETLLGRYIKEKKAQDPGVEVEVATKFAALPWRFGRQSVTSALKDSLSRLGLASVELYQLHWPGVWGNEGYIDGLGDAVEQGLVKAVGVSNYSEKRLREAYEQLKKRGIPLASNQVNYSLIYRLPEENGVKTACDELGITLIAYSPIAQGVLTGKYTPENPPTGPRGRIYTPEFLAKLQPLLNRIRDIGQNYNKTPTQVALNWLIAQENVVPIPGAKTAEQAIEFAGALGWRISNEEINELRSLAKEIKPVVGFPVEKL is encoded by the exons ATGGCGGTGCATTTATGTTCCGTTTCTTCTTTATCAATTCCTCCATTGAATCGCACTGGAATTTTCACAGTTAGGGCTCTGGGGTCTAAGGATTTTGGCACATTGACATCACAAGAAGAGAAGGTGAAACTGGGTGGCTCGGAACTCAAAGTCAGTAGGCTTGGAATTGGAGCTTGGTCTTGGGGAGATAACAGCTACTGGAATGACTTTGGATGGAATG ATGTGATGACCAAGGCTGCTAAGGCTGCGTTTAATGCCAGTGTTGACAGTGGCATTACTTTCATTGATACTGCTGAAGTTTATGGCTCCTCA CTTGCTTTAGGTGCTATAAATTCAGAAACTCTTCTAGGAAG atatattaaagaaaagaaggcaCAGGATCCAGGAGTTGAGGTTGAAGTTGCCACAAAATTTGCTGCTTTGCCATGGAGGTTTGGTCGTCAAAGTGTCACATCCGCACTTAAGGATTCCCTCTCTCGCCTTGGTCTTGCATCGGTCGAATTGTATCAACTTCATTG GCCTGGAGTATGGGGAAATGAAG GGTATATTGATGGTCTTGGAGATGCTGTTGAGCAGGGACTTGTGAAGGCAGTTGGTGTTTCAAATTACAGCG AAAAGCGACTTCGAGAAGCTTATGAGCAGCTCAAGAAAAGAGGTATTCCACTAGCTTCAAACCAGGTCAATTATAGTCTTATATACAGACTACCAGAAGAGAACGGTGTGAAGACTGCCTGTGACGAACTTGGAATCACCTTAATTGCTTATTCGCCTATTGCTCAAG GCGTTCTCACGGGAAAGTACACTCCTGAAAATCCTCCAACTGGTCCTCGAGGCCGAATATATACTCCAGAGTTTTTAGCAAAG CTCCAACCTCTTCTGAACCGGATCCGTGACATAGGACAGAATTACAATAAAACACCCACACAG GTAGCGTTGAACTGGTTAATAGCACAAGAAAACGTCGTGCCGATCCCGGGAGCAAAAACTGCTGAACAAGCTATTGAATTTGCAGGTGCATTGGGTTGGAGAATCTCCAATGAAGAAATCAATGAACTTCGCTCCTTGGCCAAAGAAATCAAACCTGTTGTTGGTTTCCCTGTTGAGAAGCTCTAA
- the LOC101205993 gene encoding transcription factor PIF5 has product MNYCFPDWNFEGDIPPAKKSMGPEHDDLVELLWRNGQVVLQSQKARKSSLIANEVRQFQKQNQPLYRSNVSCGNSSNLIQDDETVSWIQDPLDDSFEKEFCSNFFSELPPADPIEIVKQPIKHFQDDKQTRFGAFDTATHVTFGNFVKKNSKPPASLAEFPMNTMPPPRFQFQDSSRQNKDLGDLGKLVNFSQVPVPPLKGDLGSSNGGRESGNLIQGEGRDCSGMTVGSSHCGSNQVPNPNDLDLSRVSTSGFGNAGLSAGFSKEDNRKMVAQGERDKTETMDPTATSSSGGSGSSMDRSRTIGQSTGGNGNKRKGRDGEESECQSETAELESAEGNKTAPRSGSSRRTRAAEVHNLSERRRRERINEKMKALQELIPHCNKTDKASMLDEAIEYLKSLQLQLQVMWMGSGMAPMMFPGVQHYMSRVAMGMGMAQPSMPSIHNPMQLPRVPIVDQSVSVAPTPNQPMMCQPQMFNPMNYQNQMQNPALQEQYARLMGFHHMQPTSQPINVFRFCPSAVLQSQPAAAPGPASGPTAGGSITNDIVNGNLG; this is encoded by the exons ATGAATTATTGCTTTCCTGATTGGAATTTTGAGGGTGACATTCCCCCAGCTAAGAAATCAATGGG ACCTGAACATGATGATCTTGTGGAACTTTTATGGAGAAATGGTCAAGTGGTCTTACAAAGCCAAAAAGCTAGAAAATCAAGTTTAATTGCTAATGAAGTAAGgcaatttcaaaaacagaaTCAACCACTTTACAGGAGTAATGTGTCTTGTGGAAATTCAAGCAATTTGATTCAAGATGATGAGACAGTCTCTTGGATACAAGATCCGCTTGATGATTCGTTCGAGAAGGAATTTTGTTCCAATTTCTTCTCCGAATTACCACCTGCTGATCCTATTGAGATTGTTAAGCAGCCTATCAAACATTTCCAAGATGACAAGCAAACAAGATTTGGTGCCTTTGATACTGCTACTCATGTTACTTTTGGGaattttgtgaagaaaaactCGAAGCCGCCTGCATCTCTTGCAGAGTTCCCTATGAACACTATGCCTCCTCCGAGATTTCAGTTTCAAGATTCGTCACGGCAGAACAAGGATTTAGgagatttaggaaaattggTGAATTTTTCTCAAGTTCCTGTGCCTCCCTTGAAGGGTGACCTGGGATCATCAAATGGGGGGAGAGAGTCTGGAAACTTGATACAGGGAGAGGGAAGAGATTGTTCGGGAATGACAGTTGGTTCGAGCCATTGTGGTAGCAATCAAGTTCCTAATCCAAATGACCTGGATTTGAGCCGAGTTTCAACAAGTGGTTTTGGAAATGCTGGTTTATCTGCTGGTTTCTCCAAGGAAGATAATAGAAAGATGGTTGCACAAGGTGAGAGGGACAAAACTGAGACCATGGATCCAACTGCCACTTCATCCTCAGGCGGTTCGGGAAGTAGTATGGACAGAAGTAGAACAATTGGACAATCTACTGGAGGTAACggcaacaaaagaaaaggccGAGACGGAGAAGAATCCGAGTGCCAAAGTGAG ACTGCTGAACTCGAATCTGCTGAGGGAAACAAGACAGCTCCACGATCTGGATCTTCTCGCAGGACCCGTGCTGCTGAAGTGCATAACCTTTCAGAAAGG aggagaagagaaaggataaatgaaaagatgaaagCACTGCAAGAACTCATTCCACACTGTAATAAG ACTGACAAAGCTTCAATGCTAGATGAAGctattgaatatttgaagtCACTTCAATTACAACTACAG GTAATGTGGATGGGAAGTGGGATGGCGCCCATGATGTTTCCCGGCGTTCAACATTACATGTCTCGAGTGGCTATGGGCATGGGTATGGCCCAACCTTCAATGCCTTCAATTCACAACCCAATGCAATTACCTCGGGTCCCGATTGTCGATCAATCAGTTTCAGTGGCTCCAACACCAAACCAACCTATGATGTGCCAACCGCAAATGTTCAACCCGATGAATTATCAAAATCAGATGCAGAATCCCGCTTTGCAAGAGCAGTATGCTCGTCTAATGGGATTCCATCATATGCAACCTACCTCACAG CCCATAAATGTGTTCAGATTTTGTCCCTCAGCAGTCTTGCAGAGTCAACCTGCAGCAGCACCTGGCCCTGCTAGTGGTCCTACTGCTGGAGGATCTATAACCAATGATATTGTAAATGGAAATTTGG GTTGA